One genomic window of Globicephala melas chromosome 8, mGloMel1.2, whole genome shotgun sequence includes the following:
- the TMEM41B gene encoding transmembrane protein 41B: MTKGRVVERSQTGALHATPPGDKAAGPRGPSAPGSGNHLKEKACAEAGSARMSLLILVSIFLSAAFVMFLVYKNFPQLSEEERMNMKVPRDMDDAKALGKVLSKYKDTFYVQVLVAYFATYIFLQTFAIPGSIFLSILSGFLYPFPLALFLVCLCSGLGASFCYMLSYLVGRPVVYKYLTEKAVKWSQQVERHREHLINYIIFLRITPFLPNWFINITSPVINVPLKVFFIGTFLGVAPPSFVAIKAGTTLYQLTTAGEAVSWNSVFVLMILALLSILPAIFQKKLKQKFE; this comes from the exons ATGACGAAAGGCAGAGTTGTCGAAAGGTCGCAGACGGGGGCACTCCATGCGACCCCTCCGGGGGACAAGGCAGCGGGGCCGCGGGGTCCCTCGGCGCCAGGCAGCGGAAACCACCTGAAGG agaaagcctgtgcagaaGCTGGGTCAGCAAGAATGTCGCTTCTTATATTGGTGTCCATTTTCTTATCTGCAGCTTTTGTTATGTTTTTGGTATATAAAAATTTTCCTCAGCTTAGTGA agaagaaagaatgaatatgaAGGTTCCCAGAGATATGGATGATGCCAAGGCTCTAGGAAAAGTTTTATCCAAATATAAGGACACCTTTTATGTTCAAgtacttgtagcttattttgctacatatatttt CTTGCAAACATTTGCTATTCCAGGCTCTATATTTCTCAGTATACTCTCAGGGTTTCTTTATCCCTTTCCACTAGCcttatttcttgtttgtttg TGTTCTGGACTCGGTGCCTCATTCTGCTATATGCTCTCCTATTTAGTTGGGAGGCCAGTTGTCTATAAATACCTAACTGAGAAAGCAGTAAAATGGTCACAGCAg GTTGAACGTCATAGAGAGCATCTCATTAACTACATTATATTTTTGAGAATAACACCATTTCTGCCTAACTGGTTTATTAATATTACATCTCCTGTGATAAACGTGCcattgaaagttttttttattgGCACTTTTCTAG gTGTTGCACCTCCCTCTTTTGTAGCAATTAAGGCAGGAACAACATTGTACCAGCTTACAACAGCAGGGGAAGCTGTTTCCTGGAACTCAGTATTTGTTCTAATGATTTTGGCTCTTCTTTCTATTCTGCCAGCCATCTTCCAAAAAAAACTAAAGCAGAAATTTGAGTGA